The following DNA comes from Sphingopyxis sp. BSN-002.
GCGGGACCGGCTGCGGCGGCGCGTCGGGATCCTCTTCATGGACCTCGTCGACATGGCCGAGCCCGACATGGCTGCGCGAGCGGCTGTAGCCGAAATAGACGAGCAGACCGATCGCGGCCCAGATCAGGAAGAGGATGATGCTCTTGTGATCGAGGCTGGCGAACAGATAGATGCAGCCGATGATCGACAACGGTGCCGTCAAATATAGCATCGGCGTGCGGAACGGGCGATGGCGGCCCGGATCGGTGCGACGGATCACCATCACCGCGATCGAAACTGCGGCGAACGCGAAGAGCGTTCCCGAGTTCGAGATATTCGCGAGCTGGCCTACCGGGAAGAAGGCGGCGAACAACGCGACCGCGATGCCCGTCAGGATCGTGATGAAGTGCGGCGTGTTATACTTCGGATGGATTTTCGAGAAGGCGGTCGGAAGCAGACCGTCCCGGCTCATGACGAAAAAGATGCGTGTCTGACCGAACATCATCATCAGGATAACCGAAGGCAGAGCGATGATCGCCGCGAGGCCGACAAGGTTGCCAATCTGCGGCCAACCGATTTCGCGCAGCGTCCAAGCCAGTGCTTCCTTCGAGCAGACGACTGCTTGGTTGCCGATCTCGGCGCAGCGCGCGGTCAGTTCCGCCGTCCCCGGCTCAATCGCACCGCCTGACGCGGTCATCACCGGCTGCGCACCGACGGAGCCGATCACGCCAGCCGAAACGAGCAAATAGAAGATCGTACAGATGCCGAGCGATCCGATGAGACCGATCGGCATATTGCGCTGTGGATTCTTCGTTTCTTCGGCCGCAGTGGAAACGGCATCGAAGCCGACATAGGCAAAGAAGATCGAAGCGGCGGCGGCAGAGATGCCTCCGAAGCCGAGCGGCGAGAAGGGCTCGAACTCCTTCATGTTCATGACGGGAACAGCCAGGATCACGAACACCGTCAGCGCGACGATCTTGATTGCGACCAGCGCAGCATTGACCGTGGCGCTCTCCTTGGTGCCGATGACCAGAAGCCAGGTGACGAGTCCGGCGATGACCATCGCGGGCAGGTTGATGATGCCGCCGTCGAGCGGCCCCAAAGTCCATGCCGCTGGCACATCGATGCTGAACGCGTGTTCGATATAGCCGATCATATAGCCTGACCATCCGACCGAAACAGCGCCCGCGGCGACCGCATATTCGAGGATTAGTGCCCAGCCGACCATCCAGGCGATCAGCTCGCCCATCACGGCGTAGCTATAGGTATAGGCCGATCCCGATACAGGCACCATCGACGCCATTTCGGCGTAGCAGAGTGCCGCCACCGCGCAGACGACGCCGGCGATGATGAAGCTGATCATCATGCCCGGACCCGCCTTTTGCGCGGCTTCGGCGGTCAGCACGAAGATGCCGGTGCCGATGACGGCACCGATGCCGAGCATGGTGAGCTGGAACGCACCGAGCGATCGGTGCAACGACTTTTTCTCGGCGGTGGCCAAGATGGCGTCGAGCGATTTGACGCGACCAAATATCATCCAAAATTCCCCTTTGGGG
Coding sequences within:
- a CDS encoding amino acid permease, with amino-acid sequence MIFGRVKSLDAILATAEKKSLHRSLGAFQLTMLGIGAVIGTGIFVLTAEAAQKAGPGMMISFIIAGVVCAVAALCYAEMASMVPVSGSAYTYSYAVMGELIAWMVGWALILEYAVAAGAVSVGWSGYMIGYIEHAFSIDVPAAWTLGPLDGGIINLPAMVIAGLVTWLLVIGTKESATVNAALVAIKIVALTVFVILAVPVMNMKEFEPFSPLGFGGISAAAASIFFAYVGFDAVSTAAEETKNPQRNMPIGLIGSLGICTIFYLLVSAGVIGSVGAQPVMTASGGAIEPGTAELTARCAEIGNQAVVCSKEALAWTLREIGWPQIGNLVGLAAIIALPSVILMMMFGQTRIFFVMSRDGLLPTAFSKIHPKYNTPHFITILTGIAVALFAAFFPVGQLANISNSGTLFAFAAVSIAVMVIRRTDPGRHRPFRTPMLYLTAPLSIIGCIYLFASLDHKSIILFLIWAAIGLLVYFGYSRSRSHVGLGHVDEVHEEDPDAPPQPVPPVS